The following proteins are encoded in a genomic region of Papaver somniferum cultivar HN1 unplaced genomic scaffold, ASM357369v1 unplaced-scaffold_10, whole genome shotgun sequence:
- the LOC113326536 gene encoding uncharacterized protein LOC113326536 translates to MIHGKKMRDDCLRVSVDFVEIKTAILPYPSGDIVTVYDARESVVQWPKHLVVLVGNGRTRLDAFDEFVKRAKEVFRSRAAIKVELHRDVFGQTVDVPIHMALEDIEFVCTSQKLTNNAIVLFIRFLYEKLDAMHQNQVRIYESSGSSLFSQ, encoded by the exons ATGATTCATGGAAAAAAAATGCGTGATGATTGTTTGCGTGTGTCGGTGGATTTTGTGGAGATAAAAACTGCAATACTTCCATATCCATCTGGTGATATTGTTACTGTGTATGATGCCCGTGAAAGTGTTGTTCAATGGCCAAAACACTTGGTGGTCCTTGTCGGAAAT GGGCGAACGAGATTGGATGCATTTGATGAATTTGTTAAGAGAGCAAAAGAAGTGTTCAGAAGCAGGGCTGCGATCAAAGTTGAGTTGCATCGCGATGTGTTTGGTCAAACTGTAGATGTGCCTATACATATGGCACTAGAAGATATTGAGTTTGTTTGCACGTCTCAGAAACTTACGAACAATGCTATAGTCTTATTCATCCG ATTTTTGTATGAAAAATTGGATGCGATGCACCAAAACCAAGTTCGGATTTATGAATCCAGCGGCAGTTCACTTTTCAGTCAATAA
- the LOC113326537 gene encoding uncharacterized protein LOC113326537, protein MIGLEIALLKVAIPPGGIDLDLGILAGVVKWVLVAYGRKCRRDKQWQQLAEREAINGSFQNCECSCHRCRCPFKKGTLGDRVILFLTDYVGTWTIAEAYILSILAAHFMDTSDTESDGGLQEYSDSHSEQQSVSHSEQSVSSEDNVDANKGKRGKTRLPKLLRDTNGERRTVTYDEANQATGKNGCLLSSYIGSEVGPSLGLKYTCWKEVPPVVKKKLWEDVTFKFDLDESKRKDVLRQFSDLWRGWRKRTAAKHVTPFEKSRKKLKNVPSDLRGFVEQEEWKEFVKRRLSDKGKELSEIGKTVQAHHKYPHRMGRRTYAGLKDKLKREGKWTSDSPPPRELLWILARQNENGEYKTDEIGEVAAQIDDCSKKIKEGTIVCEGKTDALVKILGEEHGGRVRAAGTRVTHSQYFDTPRQRGSSNKDNLNKIRELEEQLRVKDVQARISEENLRKEFQQQLEEQSLDTERKLQKQFLQFKELLGKSQYDTIQPPMMSSENVPALGAEDKDLAETWGEAVHDPKGKAQNIRRHNGAKSSKLDARKTSQELNSTSIPASLKAPAQVPNRCPQKKWLHR, encoded by the exons ATGATTGGATTGGAAATTGCACTTTTAAAAGTTGCTATACCTCCAGGCG GTATTGATTTGGACCTGGGTATTTTAGCAGGGGTAGTTAAGTGGGTTTTAGTGGCTTATGGCAGGAAGTGTAGACG GGACAAGCAGTGGCAGCAGCTGGCTGAAAGGGAAGCCATAAATGGCTCATTTCAGAACTGTGAGTGCAGCTGCCACAGGTGTCGCTGCCCATTCAAGAAAGGTACTCTCGGTGACAGGGTTATCCTATTCTTGACAGACTATGTTGGTACCTGGACCATTGCCG AAGCTTATATATTATCTATTCTTGCAGCTCATTTCATGGATACTTCAGACACGGAGTCTGATGGCGGGCTTCAAGAGTATTCAGATTCCCACAGCGAACAACAGTCAGTTTCCCACAGCGAACAATCAG TTTCAAGTGAAGATAACGTGGATGCAAATAAAGGAAAGCGGGGTAAGACAAGATTACCAAAGCTTTTAAGGGATACTAATGGTGAAAGGCGGACTGTTACTTATGATGAAGCCAACCAAGCAACCGGTAAAAATGGTTGCTTGCTCTCAAGTTACATAGGCAGCGAAGTTGGTCCAAGTCTTGGACTGAAGTATACCTGTTGGAAAGAAGTTCCACCTGTAGTGAAGAAAAAGTTATGGGAGGACGTAACG TTTAAGTTTGATCTCGACgaatcaaagaggaaagatgtattgAGACAATTTTCTGACTTGTGGCGAGGATGGAGGAAACGAACTGCTGCAAAGCATGTTACCCCATTCGAAAAAAGCCGAAAAAAGCTTAAGAATGTTCCTTCAGATTTAAGAGGTTTTGTAGAACAAGAAGAATGGAAAGAGTTTGTAAAACGGAGATTGAGCGACAAAGGCAAG GAGTTGTCTGAAATTGGCAAAACGGTACAAGCTCACCACAAATATCCGCATAGGATGGGACGAAGGACCTATGCTGGATTAAAGGACAAACTG aaaagagaaggaaagtgGACAAGTGATTCACCCCCTCCACGAGAATTATTATGGATACTTGCACGCCAAAATGAAAATGGGGAGTATAAGACTGATGAGATTGGTGAAGTTGCTGCTCAAATT GATGACTGCTCGAAAAAGATCAAAGAGGGTACAATTGTCTGTGAAGGTAAGACAGATGCCCTTGTAAAGATTTTGGGTGAAGAACATGGTGGAAGAGTAAGGGCTGCAGGTACAAGAGTGACCCATAGTCAGTATTTTGACACTCCTCGACAACGTGGATCATCAAATAAAGATAATCTGAATAAAATCAGAGAACTGGAAGAGCAACTAAGAGTGAAAGATGTGCAAGCAAGAATAAGTGAAGAGAACTTGAGAAAAGAATTCCAACAACAATTGGAGGAACAGTCACTAGACACAGAGAGAAAATTGCAGAAACAATTCCTTCAGTTCAAAGAATTATTGGGCAAATCCCAATATGATACGATTCAGCCACCTATGATGTCCTCAGAAAATGTCCCTGCCTTA GGTGCTGAGGATAAGGACTTAGCTGAAACTTGGGGGGAAGCTGTTCACGATCCGAAAGGAAAGGCCCAAAATATTCGG AGACATAATGGGGCCAAAAGCTCTAAACTGGATGCTAGAAAGACGTCTCAAGAATTGAACAGTACATCTATCCCGGCCTCTCTTAAAGCGCCCGCCCAA GTACCTAATCGATGTCCTCAAAAAAAGTGGTTGCACAGGTGA